From a single Andrena cerasifolii isolate SP2316 chromosome 8, iyAndCera1_principal, whole genome shotgun sequence genomic region:
- the LOC143371927 gene encoding uncharacterized protein LOC143371927 isoform X3 has product MDYSTKVTVKGSPDQGHDNEAQADAASPPSSVELPESAHPCPACSTVLPSSRELTNHLRGHNSPRSGTDCSGEDDYCCGICNKVLSSASSLDRHVLVHSGERPFKCKYCEMAFTTNGNMNRHLRTAHRSASPHSCTDSEGSSDSEKPPAKRRHIEEYNNNEIAKRNSPDFIDRQDKSPSLAGKRKCSDFLSDNEGQKRHKILLNSSRTEVKCRPDDSQNVYTCPVCDRQDFATSALLEAHLERTHPEFPAKCDSCNLSFKNHRVLNLHRFMIHFAEHSIGNTARNLRNSVVGFNDLTFVDFSADKFPAIARAVCEQSLHRPASGEVAKFQCSKCLRAFPCRSALDAHEEDCGTANPHARMNEDNQSRRDDFFAGLDLQNKAALTEAKEGKDLADIQSIISVTSGPILQNFPRSDASTPENNIKFNPSVSSSGSSGTLSSEYHEEEAQDAFAAEFRKMKLKGEFPCRLCTAIFPNLRALKGHNRAHMGVGPGMPYPCNMCPYTSTDKATLVRHLRSHNGDRPYECSLCNYAFTTKANCERHVRNRHGKLTREDIKSVLIYHPNEDSTNESVERSSPRVMKDDVRKSLVYPIERDELQLQTQLHYSQVPMEGRGEIRIIEEAKLHNTAMSMHNHYEKAEAFSRPVQPIELTQRSLDDGKDAKLEEDLESRSSEGSVSLVSDTKSDSHQRIQASPMNLKKGLSVSENVGEDGPLDLSMDVLDLSKKSKDKEDADFATSQDQFGKSQKDLYNATSQLLLTEALLKAGQGSSQPTSLEALYANAHLIYRNFGTFSAGVGAGILPPYMFNPHVFGQDFTMKDRLQKELVRGLQLTSGGTLVEPTIGGAGFAAFAQARDMNSQSSNEQNEYAKLISSKIASKALSNREKPDNQIPSSNSVKMVIKNGVLMPKQKQRRYRTERPFTCEHCSARFTLRSNMERHIKQQHPQHWSQRPRGGHSTRGRPPSSHPTLLQNLGQPPSQVTQSYQSILPKVDQSASSEHTKHPISDQVKYAILAQQLKANKVEENDSEEELVIDEDLGEKDAQESQEQKKESSSLLREQLEGSESAKEPAVKDEAEESTKDATESIHAESTKDEDAAEEMKSSDTERPAEADDSSENGEDAEFKTELDDDKSEKMEDGATDLASVSELLDNASQQYQQFQPQYLSDEEGLVASHSDCNNSGSDEKSDSVNSLNSVTASSKKKKKKKKKKKKKSAYSMAPNRVICPYCERPFPWTSSLRRHILTHTGQKPYQCVHCSLLFTTKSNCDRHLLRKHKANPNKIRRVRNSSSPDSQAVISNNNSSFSMRNVPERPYKCNQCPSSTFSTLGNLKKHRSTKHARKMKSRSGTPSSEPQNSPRECSKQEQSDYDSQSSSVSEGIDTSSVTGIPKSNSNTSTSTTDTPRSRRPSPRSSPGPSDVPFKCHLCDCGFAERQDCLEHIKVNHKRSYEMLVAKGALDMDIDTAEDQQQPPPPQHPSDGEEKRGRFPDYSNRKICD; this is encoded by the exons ATGGATTACTCGACGAAAG TTACTGTCAAGGGTAGTCCCGATCAGGGACACGACAACGAAGCACAAGCGGATGCTGCATCGCCACCATCGAGT GTCGAGCTGCCAGAAAGCGCGCACCCCTGCCCCGCCTGTTCCACGGTGCTGCCCAGCTCGAGGGAGCTGACGAACCACCTGCGTGGCCACAACTCGCCCCGCAGCGGCACAGACTGCAGCGGCGAGGACGACTATTGCTGCGGGATATGCAACAAGGTGCTGAGCTCGGCGAGCTCCCTCGACAGGCACGTGCTGGTGCACTCCGGAGAGCGGCCGTTCAAGTGCAAGTACTGCGAGATGGCGTTCACCACGAACGGCAACATGAACAGGCACCTGAGGACCGCGCATCGCTCCGCCTCGCCCCACAGCTGCACCGACTCGGAAGGTAGCAGCGACTCCGAGAAACCACCCGCGAAGAGGCGGCACATCGAGGAGTACAACAACAACGAGATAGCCAAGAGGAACTCCCCGGACTTCATCGACAGGCAGGACAAATCCCCGAGCCTGGCGGGGAAGCGGAAGTGCTCGGACTTCCTCAGCGACAACGAGGGCCAGAAGCGGCACAAGATCCTGCTGAACAGCTCCAGGACGGAGGTGAAGTGCCGGCCGGACGACAGCCAGAACGTGTACACCTGCCCCGTCTGCGACAGGCAAGACTTCGCTACGAGCGCCCTCCTGGAGGCGCACCTCGAGCGCACCCATCCGGAATTCCCCGCGAAATGCGACTCCTGTAATCTGTCCTTCAAGAACCACCGGGTGCTGAACCTGCACCGGTTCATGATCCATTTCGCGGAGCATTCCATCGGGAACACGGCGAGGAACCTGAGGAACTCGGTGGTGGGCTTCAACGACCTCACCTTCGTGGACTTCTCGGCGGACAAGTTCCCGGCGATCGCCAGGGCCGTCTGCGAGCAGTCCCTGCACCGGCCTGCCTCCGGCGAGGTAGCCAAGTTCCAGTGCTCCAAGTGCCTGCGAGCGTTCCCGTGCAGGTCGGCGTTAGACGCCCACGAGGAGGACTGCGGCACGGCCAATCCTCATGCGCGGATGAACGAGGACAACCAGTCGAGGAGAGACGACTTCTTCGCGGGCCTGGACCTGCAGAACAAGGCCGCGCTGACGGAAGCGAAGGAGGGCAAGGATCTAGCCGACATCCAGAGCATCATATCCGTCACGTCCGGCCCCATACTGCAGAACTTCCCTCGTTCGGACGCTAGCACACCCGAGAACAACATCAAGTTCAATCCCAGCGTCAGCTCCTCCGGCTCCTCCGGCACGCTGTCCTCCGAGTACCACGAGGAGGAGGCGCAGGACGCGTTCGCTGCTGAGTTCAGGAAGATGAAGCTGAAGGGCGAGTTCCCCTGCAGGCTCTGCACAGCGATATTCCCGAATCTCAGAGCGCTCAAGGGCCACAACAGGGCGCACATGGGCGTCGGTCCCGGAATGCCCTATCCCTGCAACATGTGCCCTTATACAAGCACGGACAAAGCCACCCTCGTGAGGCACCTCCGGTCCCACAACGGCGACAGGCCCTACGAATGCTCCCTCTGTAATTACGCCTTCACCACGAAAGCGAACTGCGAGCGCCACGTACGCAACCGCCACGGCAAGCTCACCAGGGAGGATATCAAGAGCGTGCTGATCTACCATCCGAACGAGGACTCGACGAACGAGAGCGTGGAGAGGAGCTCGCCCAGGGTGATGAAGGACGACGTGAGGAAGAGCCTGGTCTATCCCATCGAGCGCGACGAGCTTCAGCTGCAGACGCAGCTGCACTACTCCCAGGTACCCATGGAGGGCCGCGGTGAGATCAGGATAATCGAGGAGGCGAAGCTGCACAACACCGCGATGTCGATGCACAACCATTACGAGAAAGCCGAGGCGTTCTCCAGGCCGGTCCAGCCGATCGAGCTGACGCAACGGAGCCTGGACGACGGCAAGGACGCCAAGCTGGAGGAGGATCTCGAGTCGAGGTCGTCCGAGGGCAGCGTGTCTCTAGTCAGTGATACCAAATCAGATTCGCACCAAAGAATACAAGCTAGTCCCATGAAcctgaagaagggcctgagcgTGTCCGAGAACGTCGGCGAGGACGGTCCGCTGGATCTGTCGATGGACGTGCTGGACCTCAGCAAGAAGTCCAAGGACAAGGAGGACGCTGACTTCGCCACATCGCAGGACCAGTTCGGCAAGAGCCAGAAGGACCTGTACAACGCTACTAGCCAATTGCTGTTAACAGAGGCTCTGCTGAAGGCTGGACAGGGGAGCTCTCAGCCGACGTCCCTGGAGGCTCTCTACGCGAATGCCCACTTGATCTATCGGAACTTCGGGACGTTCTCGGCTGGCGTCGGGGCGGGTATTCTACCACCTTATATGTTCAACCCCCATGTCTTCGGGCAGGACTTTACGATGAAGGATAGACTGCAGAAGGAGCTGGTGAGAGGGCTGCAGTTGACCAGTGGTGGGACTTTGGTGGAGCCCACTATCGGTGGAGCGGGATTCGCTGCTTTTGCGCAAGCTAGGGACATGAACAGCCAGTCTAgcaacgagcagaacgagtacgCGAAGCTGATCTCGTCGAAGATCGCCAGTAAGGCTCTGTCGAACCGCGAGAAGCCGGATAATCAAATACCATCGTCGAACTCCGTGAAGATGGTGATCAAGAACGGAGTGCTGATGCCCAAACAGAAGCAACGGAGGTACAGGACCGAGAGACCGTTCACGTGCGAGCATTGCTCGGCGAGATTCACCCTGAGGAGCAACATGGAGAGACACATCAAGCAGCAGCATCCTCAGCACTGGAGCCAGAGGCCCAGAGGGGGGCATTCCACCAGAGGGAGGCCACCGTCGAGCCACCCGACGCTGTTGCAGAATCTTGGCCAGCCTCCGTCTCAGGTGACGCAATCCTACCAAAGTATCCTGCCTAAGGTGGACCAGTCGGCTAGCTCCGAGCACACGAAGCACCCCATCTCGGACCAAGTGAAGTACGCCATTCTGGCGCAGCAGTTGAAGGCCAACAAGGTGGAAGAGAATGACTCGGAGGAGGAGCTGGTGATCGACGAGGATCTGGGAGAGAAAGATGCACAGGAATCTCAGGAGCAGAAGAAAGAAAGCTCCAGTTTGCTGAGGGAGCAGTTAGAGGGCTCGGAATCTGCCAAGGAGCCTGCTGTAAAGGACGAGGCTGAGGAATCCACAAAGGATGCGACGGAATCTATTCACGCCGAGTCGAcgaaggacgaggacgccgCTGAAGAGATGAAGAGCTCGGACACTGAGAGGCCAGCGGAGGCTGACGACAGCAGTGAGAATGGAGAGGATGCAGAGTTCAAGACAGAGCTGGACGACGACAAGTCTGAAAAGATGGAAGATGGCGCGACGGACCTGGCAAGCGTCTCTGAACTGCTGGACAATGCTTCTCAACAGTATCAGCAATTCCAACCGCAGTATCTGAGCGACGAAGAAGGTTTGGTCGCGTCTCACAGCGACTGCAACAACTCCGGCAGCGACGAGAAATCCGACTCCGTGAACTCGTTGAACTCCGTCACCGCGTCgtctaagaagaagaagaaaaagaagaagaagaagaagaagaaatctgCTTACTCCATGGCGCCTAACCGGGTGATCTGCCCGTACTGCGAGCGGCCGTTCCCCTGGACATCGTCCCTGAGGAGACACATCTTAACTCATACCGGGCAGAAGCCCTACCAGTGCGTTCATTGCTCGCTCCTCTTCACCACCAAGTCCAACTGCGACCGTCATCTGCTGAGAAAGCACAAAGCAAACCCCAACAAGATCCGCAGGGTCAGGAACTCCTCCTCTCCCGACTCCCAAGCAGTGATCAGCAACAATAACTCCTCCTTCTCCATGAGGAACGTGCCTGAGAGACCGTACAAGTGCAACCAGTGCCCAAGCTCGACCTTCTCCACTCTGGGCAACCTGAAGAAGCATCGCTCGACGAAGCACGCGCGCAAAATGAAGTCCAGATCCGGCACTCCGTCCAGCGAGCCTCAGAACAGCCCTCGGGAGTGCTCGAAGCAAGAGCAGAGTGACTACGATAGCCAGTCTTCGAGCGTGTCGGAGGGCATAGACACCTCCTCAGTCACTGGAATTCCTAAATCGAACTCCAACACCTCGACGTCCACCACTGATACCCCTAGGTCCAGAAGACCCTCCCCAAGGTCGTCGCCAGGACCCAGCGACGTGCCCTTCAAGTGCCACCTGTGTGACTGCGGTTTCGCCGAGCGACAGGACTGCCTCGAGCACATCAAGGTGAACCACAAGAGGTCGTACGAGATGCTGGTGGCGAAGGGTGCGCTGGACATGGACATCGACACTGCGGAGGACCAGCAACAGCCTCCTCCGCCGCAGCATCCCAGCGATggagaagagaagagagggCGTTTCCCTGACTACAGTAACAGGAAG ATCTGTGATTAA